The Deltaproteobacteria bacterium genome window below encodes:
- the pgeF gene encoding peptidoglycan editing factor PgeF: MKSLTISHGFGTRGEEPVTKIHTAVQVHGSEILFLDETNQNAQGDSDILMTNQKGLAVGVKTADCVPILLADPQEGIVAAVHAGWKGTLAGAVQKAVHEMVHRGAKREKLIAAIGPCISGRCYEVERDVAQPFESQISFSKKILSRKSETKWLLDLSLANQLQLLETGIKESHIDRLPYCTHCHPDLFCSYRRDGKEAGRMISFISLDFK; encoded by the coding sequence ATGAAGTCGCTCACTATTTCACATGGATTTGGGACACGTGGGGAGGAACCTGTCACCAAAATCCATACAGCCGTCCAGGTTCATGGATCCGAGATCCTTTTTCTGGATGAAACGAATCAGAACGCCCAAGGTGATTCCGATATTCTCATGACAAATCAAAAGGGATTGGCGGTGGGGGTCAAGACAGCTGATTGTGTCCCCATACTGCTCGCCGATCCTCAAGAAGGAATCGTCGCCGCCGTCCATGCTGGATGGAAAGGAACCCTTGCCGGCGCCGTCCAAAAAGCGGTTCATGAGATGGTTCATCGAGGAGCGAAGAGAGAAAAACTGATTGCCGCAATTGGGCCTTGCATCTCGGGACGTTGTTACGAAGTCGAGCGGGATGTGGCCCAACCCTTTGAGTCACAAATCAGCTTTTCCAAAAAAATTCTCTCACGAAAATCAGAGACAAAATGGCTCCTGGATTTGAGTCTGGCCAATCAACTTCAGCTTCTCGAGACCGGAATCAAGGAATCTCATATCGACAGACTCCCCTATTGCACCCATTGTCACCCCGATCTCTTCTGCTCCTACCGACGGGATGGGAAAGAGGCCGGGAGGATGATTAGTTTTATCTCGCTTGATTTTAAATAG
- a CDS encoding radical SAM protein, translating to MKTLKIGIIDLVARQPTKSIYARLVNPNYTSLMPQVIAVWLEKLGHEIHYVTYTGFEDLHRLVPQEIDLLFISTFTQNAYTAYAISNLFRQKGVITVLGGPHARAFAQDARSYFDYVLGLTDEKVIRDLLEDLSPYPEEGRLMSAPRQLEEIPTLQERWKFIQKNLEKTRLIHVVPMIGSLGCPYTCEFCIDSKIDYKPLSYDRLRADLSFLQSQPKPPIVAWYDPNFGVRFDEYMDLIESAGPAGRVAHGAESSLSILSEGHLKRLKKNNFVVMLPGIESWFDFNAKSKQGKNNGLEKVKQVAAQINLALEYIPYVQTNHIFGLDADEGPEPFELTKRYIDLAPGVYTTYMLITSYGNSAPLSLKYLAEGRVMDLPYPFLDGNSGLNVRLKNYPITDFYSRMSDLARYSFTGKAVWRRFQANKHPLPRWMNLMRSTLSGKGRGGNYDEIRKRYETDPDFMAFYQGETRKLPAYYYEKVQSMVGPLFPHLPKKVLNYLQQGESNHNNPRLTAEANSFPLPAIAS from the coding sequence GTGAAAACTCTCAAAATCGGGATCATCGACCTCGTCGCCCGTCAACCCACGAAATCCATATATGCTCGTCTTGTCAATCCCAACTACACCTCGTTAATGCCCCAGGTGATCGCCGTCTGGTTGGAAAAGCTGGGGCACGAGATTCACTATGTCACCTATACGGGGTTTGAAGATCTTCATCGATTAGTGCCTCAGGAGATTGATCTCCTCTTTATCAGCACCTTTACTCAAAACGCCTATACCGCCTACGCCATCTCAAACCTCTTCCGCCAAAAAGGGGTCATCACAGTCCTTGGCGGACCGCATGCGAGGGCTTTTGCTCAGGATGCACGTTCTTATTTTGATTATGTCCTCGGCCTGACAGATGAAAAAGTGATCCGGGATCTGCTCGAAGATCTTTCTCCTTACCCAGAAGAGGGGCGTCTCATGAGTGCACCCCGGCAACTCGAAGAGATCCCGACGCTTCAGGAACGCTGGAAATTCATTCAAAAGAATCTTGAAAAGACACGTCTCATTCATGTGGTTCCTATGATCGGGAGTCTGGGTTGCCCGTACACCTGCGAGTTCTGTATTGACTCAAAGATCGATTATAAGCCGCTTTCTTACGATCGCCTTCGAGCGGACCTCTCGTTTCTGCAGAGTCAACCCAAACCACCAATTGTCGCCTGGTATGACCCGAATTTTGGGGTTCGGTTCGATGAATATATGGACCTCATCGAGTCTGCCGGTCCTGCAGGTCGTGTGGCCCACGGGGCAGAAAGTAGCCTCTCAATCCTGAGCGAGGGGCATCTGAAGAGACTTAAAAAGAACAACTTTGTGGTGATGTTGCCGGGGATCGAATCCTGGTTTGATTTCAATGCAAAGTCAAAACAAGGGAAAAACAATGGGCTCGAGAAGGTAAAACAGGTTGCCGCACAAATCAATCTGGCACTGGAATACATCCCCTATGTGCAGACGAATCATATTTTTGGCCTCGATGCTGATGAGGGACCAGAACCGTTTGAGCTGACTAAAAGATACATTGATCTGGCTCCCGGTGTTTACACCACCTACATGTTGATTACCTCTTATGGAAACTCCGCCCCCTTGAGCCTTAAGTATCTTGCAGAGGGAAGGGTCATGGACCTCCCCTACCCCTTTTTGGATGGAAATTCAGGCCTCAACGTACGATTGAAAAATTATCCGATCACTGATTTTTATTCTCGCATGAGCGACCTTGCCCGTTACAGTTTTACGGGCAAGGCGGTCTGGAGACGATTTCAGGCGAACAAACATCCCCTGCCACGTTGGATGAATCTGATGCGTTCCACACTGTCAGGAAAAGGACGTGGGGGTAATTATGATGAGATCCGAAAGCGGTATGAAACCGATCCTGATTTCATGGCATTTTACCAAGGGGAGACACGCAAACTACCTGCCTATTATTATGAGAAAGTGCAGTCGATGGTGGGACCTTTGTTCCCGCATCTCCCCAAAAAGGTCCTGAATTACCTCCAGCAGGGAGAGTCAAATCATAACAACCCCAGACTGACAGCTGAAGCGAACTCCTTCCCACTCCCTGCAATCGCCTCATAA
- a CDS encoding chlorite dismutase family protein encodes MADEALPRQFVNFSFYRVDPLWRRLPQAERDRGRAEFIEVVQQYSKKLILLNYSLAGIRPDCDFMLWRIGFELELFQEMSARLNQTGLGHYLTTPYSYLAVTKRSVYIDKHVHPGQEGRRGQIKPGEGKYLFVYPFVKTRDWYQLPFPERQKMMDVHIAVGHKYPSIRINTTYSFGIDDQEFVVAFDGDDPREFVDLVQELREAASSKYTVRDTPAFTCVRKNSTQEVLDLL; translated from the coding sequence ATGGCTGATGAGGCGTTGCCGAGACAGTTCGTCAATTTTTCATTTTATCGGGTTGATCCTCTTTGGCGTCGTTTGCCACAGGCGGAGAGGGATCGTGGCCGGGCCGAATTTATAGAGGTGGTTCAGCAGTATTCAAAAAAACTGATCCTCCTCAACTACTCGTTAGCCGGAATTCGTCCAGACTGTGATTTTATGCTCTGGAGGATCGGTTTTGAACTTGAGCTTTTTCAGGAGATGAGCGCTCGTTTGAATCAGACCGGTCTGGGTCACTATCTAACGACACCGTATTCCTATCTGGCGGTCACAAAGAGGTCGGTTTATATCGATAAGCATGTCCATCCCGGACAAGAAGGAAGGCGAGGGCAAATTAAGCCTGGAGAAGGGAAGTATCTCTTTGTTTATCCCTTTGTGAAGACGCGGGATTGGTATCAGTTACCATTTCCGGAACGGCAAAAGATGATGGATGTCCATATCGCGGTCGGGCATAAATACCCTTCCATCAGGATCAACACCACTTATTCTTTCGGGATTGACGATCAGGAGTTTGTTGTTGCCTTCGATGGAGATGATCCCCGCGAGTTTGTCGATCTTGTTCAGGAACTCCGCGAGGCAGCCTCATCGAAATATACGGTCCGAGATACCCCGGCATTCACCTGTGTTCGAAAGAATTCGACTCAGGAAGTCTTGGATCTCCTCTAA
- a CDS encoding cytochrome C oxidase subunit IV family protein — MSHNGIFDVKKHVRTYLMVFVGLAFLTVVTVSVSYLHLATSAAILVALVIATIKGSLVASYFMHLISERKLIYIVLLFTVLFFAVLMFLPVATDVGMIKAR; from the coding sequence ATGTCCCACAACGGAATTTTCGACGTCAAAAAACATGTCAGGACCTATCTGATGGTCTTTGTTGGCCTCGCCTTTTTGACCGTGGTGACCGTGAGCGTTTCTTATCTGCATCTTGCCACTTCGGCAGCGATATTGGTGGCGCTAGTTATAGCGACGATCAAGGGGTCATTAGTCGCCTCCTACTTCATGCACCTGATTTCCGAGAGAAAGCTTATTTATATTGTTTTGCTGTTCACCGTACTTTTCTTTGCCGTCCTCATGTTTCTTCCGGTGGCTACGGATGTTGGGATGATTAAAGCCCGTTAG
- a CDS encoding cytochrome c oxidase subunit 3, whose protein sequence is MSSAVIHYIDEPHPVTGLTNSKLGVWLFLASEVMLFGALFSTYIILRVGSQDWPHGSSLLNVPLATLNTMVLITSSVTMVMAWASLMVNRIGRYRFFMGMTILLAFCFLVIKFFEYSAKFQHHHFPSSHTFYAIYFTLTGLHGLHVLGGIVVNTYFLLPGSRLWKTNPRQFTGRVEAAGLYWHFVDLVWIFLFPVLYLL, encoded by the coding sequence ATGTCATCAGCAGTGATTCATTATATCGACGAGCCGCATCCAGTAACCGGTCTGACGAACTCCAAGTTGGGGGTTTGGCTCTTCCTCGCCTCCGAGGTGATGCTTTTCGGTGCGCTGTTTTCCACCTACATCATTTTAAGGGTTGGAAGTCAGGATTGGCCACATGGTTCGAGTCTCCTGAATGTCCCTCTGGCGACACTCAATACGATGGTGCTCATTACCTCGAGCGTGACGATGGTCATGGCCTGGGCCTCTCTGATGGTAAACCGGATAGGTCGCTACCGCTTCTTCATGGGGATGACGATCCTCTTGGCCTTTTGCTTTCTGGTCATTAAATTTTTCGAATATAGTGCAAAGTTTCAGCATCATCATTTTCCATCATCGCATACGTTTTATGCGATCTATTTTACACTGACTGGTCTCCATGGCTTACACGTCTTGGGGGGGATTGTTGTGAATACCTATTTCCTTTTGCCTGGAAGCCGGCTTTGGAAAACAAATCCAAGGCAGTTTACTGGTCGTGTCGAGGCTGCGGGGCTTTATTGGCACTTTGTCGATTTGGTCTGGATATTTTTATTTCCGGTATTATACTTGTTGTAA
- a CDS encoding aldo/keto reductase, whose translation MKFRKLTPAIPKVSEIGFGVWTVATSWWGIKDQGYGIQLLREARELGINFFDTADVYGKGLGETILAEAFGDRLKELVVATKFGYDWETVGERTGHGELPQDWSPQAIRKSCEGSLRRLHRDWIDLYQLHNPRMETVRSAEIINTLQELKKEGKIRDYATALGPDIGWFEEGKVAMEESHYTVLQVIYSLLEQDPTSKLLPIAKKEGSRLMVRVPHASGLLDGSYNPTKHFDKSDHRSHRKELWMQAGLEAVEVLKTMLSKERTLAQSAILFTLQPESVATVLPNFTNKEQLKEFIASIDKPAFTEKELGAVRSLWDQELCRKLDQPFADSSSKPTPIKQAAA comes from the coding sequence ATGAAATTCAGAAAACTCACCCCAGCGATTCCTAAAGTCTCCGAGATCGGTTTCGGAGTTTGGACCGTCGCCACAAGCTGGTGGGGAATCAAAGATCAAGGGTATGGAATCCAGCTGCTCCGCGAGGCGCGTGAGCTGGGGATCAATTTTTTTGATACCGCCGATGTCTATGGCAAAGGGCTTGGGGAAACAATCCTCGCCGAGGCGTTTGGTGATCGATTGAAGGAGCTCGTCGTCGCAACAAAATTTGGTTATGACTGGGAGACAGTTGGAGAAAGAACCGGTCACGGAGAACTCCCACAAGACTGGTCCCCTCAGGCGATTCGCAAATCATGTGAAGGGAGCCTGCGCCGCCTCCATCGAGACTGGATCGATCTCTATCAACTCCATAACCCTCGAATGGAGACGGTCCGCTCCGCAGAGATTATCAATACCCTTCAGGAATTGAAAAAAGAGGGGAAGATCCGGGATTATGCCACCGCTCTGGGACCTGATATCGGTTGGTTTGAAGAGGGAAAGGTCGCGATGGAGGAGTCTCATTACACTGTCCTTCAAGTCATCTATAGCCTGCTGGAACAGGACCCGACCTCCAAACTTCTCCCGATTGCCAAAAAAGAAGGGAGTCGTCTGATGGTCCGTGTCCCGCATGCCTCGGGTCTCCTCGATGGAAGCTATAATCCGACAAAACATTTTGATAAATCCGACCATCGCAGTCACAGGAAGGAGCTCTGGATGCAGGCGGGTCTGGAGGCGGTGGAGGTTTTGAAAACAATGCTTTCGAAGGAAAGAACCCTCGCCCAGTCAGCGATTCTTTTTACGCTTCAACCGGAATCTGTCGCAACGGTTCTGCCCAATTTCACAAATAAAGAACAACTCAAAGAATTTATCGCCTCCATTGACAAGCCGGCCTTTACTGAAAAGGAACTTGGTGCCGTACGATCTTTGTGGGATCAGGAACTTTGCCGAAAGCTGGATCAACCGTTTGCCGATAGCTCCTCGAAACCAACCCCTATAAAACAAGCGGCTGCATGA
- a CDS encoding cytochrome c oxidase subunit II: MGEATYGWGFPPNLSTYGQAIDQLIDVVHWFALVLFVGWGIFLVYCLIRFRKRDGHQAKYDVAHFKLPKFVEIGVVLFEAFLLVALSFPIWSKYKAEFPREEESLIIRVVAQQFVWNIHYPGRDRAFGKTDLQYVSDSNPLGLDPTDPSGHDDIVSVNQLHFPVGKPVIAHITSRDVIHSFTIPVLRVKQDAVPGMATPVWFQATGTGQFELGCAQLCGVGHTLMRGFVSIDTPEEFENWVKEQEVPLS, translated from the coding sequence ATGGGTGAGGCCACGTACGGGTGGGGTTTCCCGCCAAATCTTTCTACTTATGGTCAGGCGATCGATCAGCTGATCGACGTCGTCCACTGGTTTGCCCTCGTTTTGTTTGTCGGGTGGGGGATTTTCCTTGTCTACTGCCTGATCCGGTTTCGGAAGAGGGATGGACATCAGGCAAAGTACGACGTCGCTCATTTTAAATTGCCAAAGTTTGTCGAGATCGGTGTTGTGCTTTTTGAGGCGTTCTTGCTTGTGGCGCTCTCATTTCCGATCTGGTCCAAGTACAAGGCGGAGTTTCCAAGGGAAGAGGAGTCGCTCATTATCCGTGTCGTGGCACAGCAGTTTGTCTGGAATATTCACTACCCGGGTCGCGACCGGGCCTTTGGAAAGACGGATCTTCAATATGTGAGTGACAGCAATCCCTTGGGTCTCGATCCCACGGATCCTTCCGGACATGATGACATTGTGTCGGTGAACCAGCTCCATTTCCCGGTCGGGAAGCCGGTGATTGCCCATATCACCTCAAGAGATGTGATCCATAGCTTTACGATCCCGGTTCTTCGCGTGAAGCAGGATGCTGTTCCCGGGATGGCAACCCCTGTCTGGTTTCAGGCAACAGGGACCGGTCAGTTTGAGCTCGGTTGTGCCCAACTTTGCGGGGTGGGTCATACCCTCATGAGAGGTTTTGTGAGTATCGATACGCCCGAGGAATTTGAAAATTGGGTCAAAGAGCAGGAGGTACCTCTATCATGA
- a CDS encoding cbb3-type cytochrome c oxidase subunit I, with amino-acid sequence MSSHELSWIRRYVFSVDHKVIGIQYALTGMVFLFFGFCLMMLMRWQLAFPGEALPLIGSLFSDTTMPGGVMLPEFYNSLGAMHGTIMVFLGVVPLAVGGFGNYLVPLQIGAPDMAFPKLNAASYWCYFVGGVIMLTSFFVPGGAANSGWTSYPPLSDIATTGQTFWLFGMVFLITSSLLGSVNFIVTIVQLRAKGLSFFRLPFFVWAQFVTAFLLLLAFPPLEAAGVLQLMDRLAGTSFFLPSGLVVSGTALQVSGGGNPILWQHLFWFLAHPEVYVLILPAIGIVTEIIVNNTRKPLYGYKTMIYALFALGFMSFVVWAHHMFITGMGTTIANFFQVTTMIISIPSVIFLTVLILTLWGASIRFTLPMHFALAFLPMFAIGGLTGLPLGLAAADIHLHDTYYVIGHFHYVVAPGTLMALFAGIYHWFPKITGKFLNEKLGKIHFWGSFLFLNGIFFPMFIQGIAGVSRRLHTPTIYAHAQAVQDTNVFMSASAWLLGLTQLIFMINFFMSLKKGRPAPENPWQATTLEWATPTPPPHGNFLTEPVVQRGPYEYSVPGAEKDFVPQNS; translated from the coding sequence ATGAGCTCGCATGAATTGAGTTGGATTCGTCGCTATGTTTTCTCTGTTGATCACAAGGTGATCGGGATCCAGTACGCCTTGACCGGTATGGTTTTTCTCTTCTTCGGGTTTTGTCTCATGATGCTGATGCGTTGGCAACTTGCCTTCCCGGGAGAAGCACTCCCCCTCATCGGAAGCTTGTTTAGCGATACCACGATGCCGGGAGGGGTGATGCTGCCTGAGTTTTACAACTCCCTCGGGGCAATGCATGGGACGATCATGGTCTTTTTGGGTGTGGTGCCATTGGCGGTCGGTGGATTTGGAAACTACCTGGTTCCCCTTCAGATCGGGGCGCCGGACATGGCGTTTCCGAAACTAAATGCCGCGAGCTATTGGTGTTATTTTGTCGGTGGTGTGATTATGCTTACCAGTTTTTTTGTGCCGGGTGGTGCGGCAAACTCCGGGTGGACTTCGTACCCCCCGCTTTCGGATATTGCAACGACAGGGCAGACATTTTGGCTCTTCGGGATGGTTTTTCTGATTACGTCGTCACTCCTTGGATCGGTTAATTTTATTGTCACGATCGTTCAGTTGAGGGCGAAGGGCTTGAGCTTCTTTCGATTGCCGTTTTTTGTCTGGGCCCAGTTTGTGACCGCATTTTTATTGCTGCTCGCCTTTCCGCCTTTGGAGGCGGCTGGGGTCCTTCAGCTCATGGATCGACTCGCCGGAACGAGCTTTTTTCTTCCGAGTGGTCTTGTTGTGAGTGGGACAGCCCTTCAAGTCAGTGGGGGAGGGAACCCGATCCTCTGGCAGCACCTCTTCTGGTTCCTAGCCCATCCGGAGGTCTACGTTTTGATTCTACCGGCGATCGGGATTGTGACCGAGATTATTGTCAATAATACACGCAAGCCGCTCTACGGATACAAGACAATGATCTATGCGTTGTTTGCGCTTGGGTTTATGTCTTTTGTCGTCTGGGCCCACCATATGTTCATCACCGGGATGGGGACGACGATAGCGAACTTCTTCCAGGTGACGACAATGATCATCTCTATTCCCTCAGTTATTTTCCTCACGGTCCTGATCTTGACCCTCTGGGGGGCCTCTATCCGATTTACGTTGCCGATGCATTTTGCCTTGGCCTTTTTGCCGATGTTTGCGATCGGGGGGCTCACCGGTCTTCCGCTTGGATTGGCAGCGGCCGATATTCACCTGCATGATACCTATTATGTGATCGGTCATTTTCATTATGTTGTCGCCCCGGGGACATTAATGGCCCTCTTCGCTGGCATCTATCATTGGTTTCCGAAGATTACGGGAAAATTCCTGAATGAGAAGCTTGGGAAGATTCATTTTTGGGGCTCGTTTCTTTTTCTGAATGGGATCTTCTTCCCGATGTTTATTCAGGGGATCGCCGGCGTTTCCAGACGACTTCATACGCCAACGATCTATGCCCATGCGCAGGCGGTTCAGGACACGAATGTCTTTATGTCGGCGAGTGCCTGGCTTTTGGGGCTGACACAACTCATTTTCATGATCAATTTTTTTATGAGCCTCAAAAAGGGAAGACCAGCCCCGGAGAATCCTTGGCAGGCAACGACTCTGGAATGGGCCACGCCGACCCCACCGCCTCATGGAAATTTTCTAACTGAGCCTGTCGTCCAGCGTGGGCCCTATGAGTATAGTGTGCCTGGGGCCGAGAAGGATTTTGTACCGCAGAATAGTTAG
- a CDS encoding 1-acyl-sn-glycerol-3-phosphate acyltransferase, with protein MSSWLIVLIYIVPILGTIAQICRRVEQIWNIGKSIRSFLPDDRVFRKLKEWEKRFLSWKFEHPLSQYTNLLTINLWAGKIEYAIGHLRDYTIGLWMMGAFVYDLTVMVLGDPSIRTGRFPTLFYHGFFALLTLWTYRRHVGIGLKVSEFLRVNPQVHPQELFDHYYRRLGPLAVPIPSQATRTVQPTHVSYRTGKKPQKRLWPILHGAYDTAIFARSVYRALETLGPHYGREIFDVMASFWGSRVLQLFQCELHVEGAERFHSLDGKIILIFNHKSLLDFVFNFFALSNTHLAKGRPLRPRFLAAKDHFIDNKLIHSGLGVGRTIQEVGMVFVDRKGQGRNAIDEAVNTLLKNEIDLAMYPQGTRALANSGPKGERLDAGYYTTGTANSLKRELGHLKKGCAYLALDSAIALSKREPEAIQPIHLVFIAIDGVATVFPKGTLQIQTGERISYRVGDIFTLDPLEVKEMKKPTTKEPLDESENRYERKIDEIQEAIDRSLTKALRLHENLLKRFQEEMRRSDFVPKFNQFKLTHQLSSNLKNGERLPFVILDRILALPPDKQQDFLKRFSEGVLSGGDLRPLRDEITDLLFRHRGKELKTIVQQEQAKKIA; from the coding sequence ATGTCCTCATGGCTTATCGTCTTGATTTATATTGTCCCCATCTTGGGGACCATCGCCCAAATTTGCCGTCGGGTGGAACAGATTTGGAACATTGGAAAAAGTATCCGTTCCTTCCTTCCGGATGATCGAGTTTTTAGAAAACTTAAGGAATGGGAGAAGCGATTTCTCAGCTGGAAGTTTGAACATCCCCTCTCTCAATATACAAACCTTCTCACAATAAATCTATGGGCCGGCAAGATTGAATATGCAATCGGACATCTGCGAGACTACACGATCGGCCTCTGGATGATGGGGGCATTTGTCTATGATCTGACGGTTATGGTTTTAGGGGACCCCTCGATTCGAACAGGCCGATTCCCGACCCTCTTCTATCATGGCTTCTTCGCCCTACTAACCCTCTGGACCTACCGACGCCATGTCGGGATCGGGCTCAAAGTTTCTGAATTTTTGAGGGTCAATCCTCAGGTCCATCCCCAGGAACTTTTTGATCATTATTATCGAAGACTCGGTCCCCTTGCCGTCCCGATACCGTCGCAAGCCACAAGAACAGTGCAACCGACCCACGTCTCTTACCGAACTGGGAAGAAACCTCAAAAACGCCTTTGGCCTATCCTTCATGGGGCGTACGACACTGCGATCTTTGCACGGAGTGTTTATCGTGCCTTGGAAACATTAGGCCCTCACTATGGTCGAGAGATTTTTGATGTGATGGCCTCTTTTTGGGGATCACGAGTCCTTCAGCTCTTTCAATGCGAGCTCCATGTCGAAGGAGCTGAGAGATTTCATTCACTCGATGGAAAAATTATCTTGATCTTCAACCACAAATCACTGCTCGACTTTGTCTTCAACTTTTTTGCCCTCAGCAACACGCATCTCGCCAAGGGACGCCCACTCCGGCCTCGCTTCCTCGCAGCGAAGGATCATTTTATTGATAACAAACTGATCCATAGCGGACTTGGAGTCGGCAGGACAATTCAAGAGGTCGGAATGGTTTTCGTCGATCGAAAAGGTCAAGGTCGGAATGCAATCGATGAGGCGGTCAACACGCTTTTGAAGAACGAGATCGACTTGGCGATGTACCCTCAAGGGACACGTGCCTTGGCGAATTCCGGACCGAAGGGGGAAAGACTTGATGCCGGTTATTATACGACCGGGACCGCAAACTCCCTGAAAAGGGAGTTGGGGCATCTGAAAAAGGGGTGTGCCTATCTCGCCCTGGACAGTGCCATTGCCCTCTCCAAGAGAGAACCAGAAGCAATTCAACCGATCCATTTGGTCTTTATCGCGATTGACGGGGTCGCCACTGTCTTCCCCAAGGGAACCCTGCAAATCCAGACCGGTGAGCGGATTAGTTACAGAGTGGGTGACATCTTCACCCTCGATCCCCTTGAGGTGAAAGAGATGAAAAAGCCAACGACAAAAGAGCCGCTCGATGAATCGGAAAATCGATATGAAAGAAAGATTGACGAGATACAGGAGGCGATTGATCGCAGTCTAACCAAGGCATTGAGGCTTCACGAGAATCTCCTGAAACGTTTTCAGGAGGAGATGCGACGTTCGGATTTCGTCCCAAAATTCAATCAGTTTAAGTTGACCCACCAACTCTCTTCCAATTTAAAAAATGGGGAACGCCTCCCGTTCGTCATTCTCGATCGCATCCTCGCCCTCCCCCCAGATAAACAACAGGACTTTCTAAAAAGATTCTCTGAAGGGGTTCTTTCCGGAGGTGATCTGAGACCGCTCCGGGATGAGATCACCGACCTGCTCTTTCGGCATCGAGGGAAGGAACTGAAAACGATTGTTCAGCAGGAACAAGCGAAGAAAATCGCTTAA
- a CDS encoding aldo/keto reductase, protein MITDCATADGTKRFSKRHEGKLFRPFDDLFVSAIGLGTYLGDHNDRDDQLYEESIELILNQGCNLIDTAINYRCMHSERNIGKVLKQLIDKKKIRRDEIVICTKGGFIPFDGHPPENIREYFDENFVKAGLCRLEDIAAGCHCLEPRYIENQILKSLQNLGLETIDLYYLHNPETQLEKISSEEFETKLEKAFEALEKAVSEKKIVRYGLATWNGLRQSNQLSLEKCFQIAEKVGGSRHHLKAIQLPFNLAMIEAYGEPIQQIRSEKVSPLEAAQRLKLAVFSSASILQGKILGSLPSSLQGQFPDSKTDAQRALQFVLSTPGITAALVGMKRKGHVQENLQCLTFPILPPSGFRSLFAG, encoded by the coding sequence ATGATCACCGACTGTGCTACAGCTGACGGAACAAAGCGTTTCTCGAAGCGTCATGAGGGAAAATTATTTCGTCCTTTTGATGATCTCTTTGTCTCTGCAATAGGGCTTGGAACTTATTTAGGAGATCACAATGATCGCGATGACCAGCTTTATGAAGAATCAATTGAACTGATCCTGAATCAAGGTTGCAATCTTATCGATACCGCCATTAATTACCGCTGCATGCATAGCGAAAGGAATATCGGTAAAGTCCTCAAACAACTCATAGACAAGAAAAAAATCCGACGCGATGAAATTGTTATTTGCACGAAGGGGGGATTTATCCCTTTTGATGGTCATCCTCCTGAAAATATCCGGGAGTATTTTGATGAGAACTTTGTGAAAGCGGGTCTTTGTCGTCTGGAGGATATCGCGGCCGGTTGTCACTGTCTGGAACCAAGATATATTGAAAATCAGATTCTGAAGAGTCTTCAAAACCTTGGGTTAGAAACGATCGATCTCTATTACCTTCATAATCCAGAGACCCAGTTGGAAAAGATTTCATCGGAAGAGTTTGAGACAAAATTGGAAAAGGCGTTTGAAGCGCTTGAGAAGGCAGTTTCAGAAAAAAAGATTGTCCGTTATGGCCTTGCGACCTGGAATGGTCTGCGCCAATCGAATCAGCTTTCACTGGAAAAATGTTTTCAAATTGCTGAAAAAGTTGGCGGGTCCCGGCATCATTTAAAGGCGATCCAGCTCCCTTTTAATCTCGCGATGATCGAGGCCTACGGAGAGCCGATTCAACAGATCCGTTCGGAAAAAGTCTCTCCCCTCGAGGCGGCTCAGAGGTTGAAATTGGCCGTTTTTTCAAGCGCCTCCATCCTCCAGGGAAAGATCCTCGGTAGTCTCCCCTCGAGTCTCCAGGGCCAGTTTCCTGATTCAAAGACCGATGCCCAAAGGGCGCTTCAATTTGTCCTCTCCACCCCAGGGATCACCGCTGCGCTTGTTGGGATGAAAAGGAAGGGGCATGTGCAGGAGAACCTGCAATGTCTGACCTTTCCCATCCTCCCCCCATCAGGCTTTCGATCTTTATTCGCAGGCTAA